Genomic DNA from Lactuca sativa cultivar Salinas chromosome 8, Lsat_Salinas_v11, whole genome shotgun sequence:
CATTACATATGTTCTTTATGCATTGGAAATGGACAAAGAATGTTGTGTTTGCTAATCGATGGGTGTGAAATTGACTAAGGAAAATCATAGGAGATGTTGGAAAATATGTTACTAATGTTGGACATAATCAATACTTCCTTCGGAGTGTCTACTTGATTTCACATCTCTCACATAATATATAATAAGGTTGCTTTAAAATGACTTATCTACATTCTACATAATCTAATGAAacacaatattttctttataaattaTTCTCTATCCACCataaaaccaaaaccaaacaaCCAAAAACTTAAACAAATCCACAACAAATTCAAAACCATATACACATACACATCATCCACCCACATTTTCCATAACTCAAAACCAACTAaaacacatctcaaaacttctcAACCGTAATCCCATCACGATGAACCTCATAACCGGATCGAGTTCGGGTCTTCTTCAACCCGGCTGTGAAATGGAGCTTGGATCCTTCGGAAGCAATGCAAGTGACTTTGACCCAAATCATGACTTTTGTTTTGAGTCCTTCGATGTCTGTAAACTTTCCTTTCTCAAGGTAACCGGTCACAGTTGTTGAGAACCGCAACACGGATGAGTCACGGTAGCCGACTTCACAGATGGCGGGGATGAAGACGGTTAGTTTTTTTGTTTGTTCGTCGAACTCGTAGTTTGTGGCGTCGCGTGGGAAGATGCCTACGGGTAGATCGTGTTCTTTGAGGAGGTCGGTTAGTGGTTTTTGCATTTTTCCTGAAAGTGGTTGTTTGATGTTAgtgaagggtagaatggtcatttagAGTGAGAATGGTAAATGATTGTTTATTGTTTGGaagggtaaaacggtcatttagttacagaagggtaaaatggttatttgcTTTCAaaaggataaaatggtcatttactagATAGTCGTTAAAtgtaagggcaaaatggtcatcaattgtcagaagggtaaaatggtcattcacTTTCAAAAGGGAGAATGGTCCATTTAGTGTTAGAATTGTAAAATGGTCGTATGATGTCCGAATTGTAAAATAGTGATTACTGTCAGAACGGTAAAATGGTCATCTAATGttcgaagggtaaaatggtcatttattgttagaagggtaaaatggtaatccCTGGTTataaaagggtaaaatggccattttagTCATCTAATGTTAGAAGAGTAAAATGGTAATCCAATCCCTGGTTATAAAAGGGTACAATGACCATTTTAGATTAACTTACTgccagaagggtaaaatggtcatttactgtCAAAATGGTAAAATCGGCCGTTTACTCAATCGGTCAAAAAAAGAAACATTTGTCCATAGATCACTTATTTAACTTGATGAAAAAAAAGCTTAATAGAGAGTTTAATATGGTCTATAAGATTCCTTTAAAGGGTATTCTGGACATTCATTTTAAAGGCTATTTGTTATGacgagggcatttatgtcttttatgTCAAGATACAAACCTTTCATTTTGTTGACAAACCAGGTAGCTCCCCCTGAAATACTGCTTTGCAAGCTCTAAAAACAGAAAGAGAAGCAAGAATCAAGTATTTAAATTTACagccaaaaaaaaaatacaaatcatatcaAAAACAGGTTAAAAAAAGATAATAAACCTGTAGTTAACCATTTTTTTCAATTACATACCTTTACTCCCACAATCATATCAAAATataatctttttcttttttatttaatagACATAATGGGACAAGAAGGTATATATGACTTAATGTATAAAGATCGACTTAATAGAAAAAATCTTGGGAATTTTAATTTCAGAATCTAATTTTCTCTCAAAAGCCAAAATTGCTATGGATTTCTTCATAACTTCAACAACGATTGCCATTGCAATAACCTTCAATGTAGTTAGTGATACTAAACTAAAAACACAATCCTCAAACGCCATAAAGTCTGTACTTTTTCCTAACCCAAAGGGAGTATATGCTTTCAATAAATCTAAAGTGAGTAAATTTACAAAAATGATACTTAAATCATCAGAGATCTATCTTTTAAGCGTGGAAAATCAAAACCTATAATTATATTTATACACAATTATGCATCGCAGTCAACATCTAACAGCAAACCCAAGTTCGAAACGAAACTTTAACCTAAAGCCAACAAATTTGACCAATTGACAGATATCTTCAAACATACTTCACATTTTGCACAGATCATAtcatgaaattgaaatttaacTTTAGGATTAACAATTAAACAAAGAGATGAAGACTTACGTTGATGTCATCGCCGACAGAATTGAGTTCTTTGTTGGCTTTGTTACTGAACCAGTAGCTTCCGAACTTGCCCATAATCTGATCCATAATTTAGTTAACTTCTGAAGGAAAATTGGTTCTGATTGTATCTTGTGAGAGATGGATTGAAGCGGTGTCCTCTCTCAATATCCCGAATTTTCAGAGGGAGAGAGGAAAGAGGAGGTTGAATGGGTTGTTTATTCACGACTTCTTACACGTTCCTTTGTCAATTTGGAGTAAATTACTCGTTCAACCCTCGGGGTTTCgctttttacattttttaaaatttagagtaaattacacgaagggtccctatggtttagggtaatttgcgcgtttgatctatgatttgtttttttaactcggaaggtctctactatttgtttttgttacgcgtttggtctttgtcttacctaaaaagactattatttaaatagggaaaatggtggggtaggtaaggtaaggtgaagggGTGGTGTTAGGGGTGTGTTTAattcaataaattaaaaaatcaagggaaaaaatagtttttttaggtaagacatggaccaagtgcataacaaaaacaattagtagggaccttccgagttaaaaaaaaataaatcagggaccaaacacacaaattactctaaaccatagggaccattcgtgtaatttactctaaaaattaatttagaataagTTAATTAAATTGTCCATTTGATTTGGTCCAAGTTGCTGATTTCAtccatataattttttttcactCATAAAGTCCCTATGATTTGGTTTTATTTTGGTATTGGTCCGACATCAAGTTAAGATAATGCTATATTTTAAATCTATGTTATTGTTGTATTATTATGAAACATCAGAGGGATTCATCCTAACACCATCCACTTTCTTTGTCCTTCCACCCTCACCCCGAGTTCCACTATCTCACATTTTCACATTCGAAGAATGTGAAACGCAAAACATGTATCTAGGGCTTGGCATGTGATCGAGAAAACCACATATTTCAATATGTGTGTGTACGATCGTACAACATAGGAGAAAGTAGCAAGAAAAGAGATCGAGTAAAAGcgatatatatacacacacacacacacacacgtattagtGGTGGACCCGTGTAAAGCGACGACGACTATTCCTTTACAAAAATGTTATGTTCCAAAGATAGTACATGTCTAAGATAATAAAATCCAACTTTTGTTTTATTTGTGACATGATACATCAGATAATCAATAAAAGAAACGGTTCAAGGGGACATAAAATATGAATTGTGTtagttttttaaacaaaaataatagaatTATATAAGAATaaacaaaatatgaaaatgtgtcataacacatgtcacacccccgaaccagacaacggaaacgtccgggggcttggtGTGACTTTCATCTTTGTAGTATCATCaatagtatataattgaaacataacatcatcatcatcacacatgtaatataacaacatacactgtttacatcgagtattgtgttTTGAATATTAGATGCCAAAATAGtaaaagtatgatgaaacaaaatataacaaaatatccATTAGTTCGTTCTGCCCAACCTgctcaacggtttcctgagaatacaagttaatttaaaaaggtcaacataaaaatgttggtgagttcataagcatgtttgagaaaatgatttgtataactttgtaaccaccagaaaatcctatatttcctgaaaacaatttagtatgtttgtgtccgatcttgtattaatgcatgtgttaaTGTTTACTAGAATGTAAAAAGAGAATGAAGAGAATGTAAAGAGAATGCCCCCAGACAACCTGATGTTGTCTGTGAAAGAGAATGCTGGTATATCtacccccgaggttgagtaccggCGCTAGTATGTTATTGAGTAATCCAATGAGAAAAGTGAATGGTCTCCCGTAAAttttataacgttaattcctctaagtgagtcattataaccatactagataatGACAATTTCTCCTGTCTTGGCCTTTATGGATGCCGACGGAATAAggtaaggtttttgtcaccctagactggtttagtctaactgtagcgaacaactcatctgtggggtgtcatccccgtatagatctatacacaaacccccgctctccctctaagagactctgattataactacaggctacgatcatacactcaataggtgtcaaccgacacgtctcactagatccttaatcgaatttacatgAAGAGAAACATATAAAGTACATTCCAGGCCCAATGAACATGTAAGTgaacaactaaggcccactaagcatgtaaatCATTTGTAGGCTCAtaaggaatgagattatataacccGAGCCCaatatatatgtaaaaggacaactaaggcccgtTTCACATTTATATTATTTACAGGCCCAATAAGCACGCAAggagtatccaaggtccgtcgagCATGTACATGGGTcaacaaggcccaataaacatgtaaagagtattcaggacctatcaagcatataaatgggtcactaaggcccaataacatgagaATGACAAAATTAGCTTGTTTGCTATTGTATTGCTTGTTTTAGCTCAATTatttaccaaaatgacataaaaggcttaatttttaaaaaaataacattcttggcccattaagccgagaatttacaattaaggcacattttttttggtaaaaataacattcaGGCCTCTTTTAAGAACAAAACTTGCATTTAAGACtagtttttgtaaaaataacatttttaactcgcttttgtcaaaaatatcatttttggcctGATTTTTATAAATATGTGCATTTTCGGCCCATTATAGATAAATCTAtttttttggcccaaattttaatAAATTCACATTTTTAATCTCTCTtatcaaaaatttatatttttggcaCAACTTTGTTGAAAATGACATTTAAGCCCATAAAAGTCCAAAAAGTACAAATTTTGGCCCAAAGTCGTGAGAAGCCCAAATAAGGCCCatttatgaaaatgtttatgtttttagTCCTTCTAGGGTCTCAAATAGCGCAACTAGCCATGTTTAGCAAAAATAATCCTTTTTGACCCCTACTAACCGTGAGTTACATAAATAAGACCCATTTTTGTGAAAATTGGCATATTTAGCCCATTAAAACCGTGAAGGCCCATATAGAAgcccatttgtgaaaattttcacTTTTGGACCCTTTAAAACCATGAATATCATAAAGAtccattttgatttaaaaatgactcttttggtCCTCTTAAAACCGTGAGTTAACATAAGAACCtcactttttgtttattttgtcaaAAATGGCCCTTTACATGTTTAATCCTTTCCACCTCATAGTAAGTCACATAAGATGGTTTAGTTTACAAACATCATCAAGTATGGTAGATATTTCGAGTTTAGTAGAGATCTAGCATGTTTTcataacataatcacaacatataacatgaaaacacacacatacatgcataaacacatagatctacacaaaacaacttgtattctcccccaaaacatagtaaaaacctaaaatagggggtatgaactcactttgggtTGTTGTTATCGGTCTTTGATGAAGGTTGAGAAGGATCTCGGCCATAGAAGTGTCCTTGAGAGGACATCTTCAAATTCTAAGAAGTTTTAAGAGCATGATCATGAAATGAGAGTGGTTTAAGGAGAGATTTTTAGTGTAAACTTGAAGTTAAACCATAGAGTTAAACAAGAACTTACCAAGTTGGGATCTTTGGTGTGGAACTCTTGAACACCCGCACACACACTCACGATTTTTGGAAGGGAAGTATGAGAGGATTTCCTTGAGTTTGAGAGGAAAAGATGAGAGAATATTGTGTTTGAAATGAAGAATGGATGAGGTATAGTGAGGGGGGTTCGGCCGATGGgagggggagagagagaagagagaggctAGTTCTTGAAGTATGTTGGATAACAATGCAAATCTTGGATATATGGGAGGTAAAAGCATGGATATCCTCCATGTAATATGGAGGTGGCAAACATTCGTCATTTGCAATTCTTTTTTTATGGACGAGAATTTAGGAGAGGAGGGAAGAAATTAGATGTTGGGCTTGAACTTAATTACTAATTGAGTTAGTATAGTCCAACAAGaagtttttcggcccattgggcccacacACGAGTTCTCGGCCCAAAAGAGGTAAAAACAATAGGTTTTCGGCACAATTACCATGAGAAGATGGGTTCACGACCCATCATGTTCATTAGAATGGTTCACGGCCCATCATGTTCATTAGAATGGTTCACAACCCATCATGGCCCATGATAAATAAGTGAGTTATTTTAGGCCCAACCTGGACCAATTGCTATGGTTTGATGAATGTGGCCCCAACTAGAGCCCAAATGGGTTTCATTggcccaaaatcatcaaatagAAGGTTTACTGGCcccttaggcccaataagaggatcctagtccataataaaTTTGAAcctggatttttagggtttcagaCCCATAGTTAAGTATATGAGCTGTATttgtattaggttttgaacttcactcaggagttttgattcaaatggaTGATTTTGATTGAGCATAGAGTATGATATCCACTTAGATTACAAGTCTTACAATAGTTGATGTTTACATGAAGacaaaatttcctagctaaaaatgctagttgtgataaCACATGATTAGTTATACATTATTAATCGCACGACACTTCTTTATACACCACATTTTTTGTATGGACACCATCACCTTTGAAATTTTCATTAGGCTTCACTAACACTTTTGTATTGCTATGTGAGACCCTTGTAGACATTGCAACATACAGTTGGCTATGCGAGAATAATGGGTCTGAAAGATAAATACCTAAATCAAAGTTGTTTGTCCCTGAGCTTTATCGATTGTCATCACAAAGCATAATTAAATAGGAAATTGTTTCCTCTTCAGCTTGAATGAGAACATGTCATCACTAGACGGATATAGATGAATCTTTAGCAAAAATATCTTCTTGCCAGCATGATGACCAATAGTTATTTCTACATCACTGACATTATACTGAAAGCTTTTACATATAAATCAGGTGCCATTACACAATACATTTGTCGGGTCAATATTCCGTAATAGTATGGTCGGGCATCCAACATCAACTAACTTAACCACAACCCAATACATTTAAGTACACCATAACTCTATGCAACTTGTAACCTTTTGTTTTTCCCAGGTACAAATACAAACTTTTGCTCTCATTTTCACTCAAATCATCGAAATCTAATTCCAATTCCTTAATCCTCCTAACAAATGctaaaaacaaaggaatgtttacTGGCAAAAAGAACTCAGTCCCTATT
This window encodes:
- the LOC111908575 gene encoding uncharacterized protein At5g01610, which gives rise to MDQIMGKFGSYWFSNKANKELNSVGDDINSLQSSISGGATWFVNKMKGKMQKPLTDLLKEHDLPVGIFPRDATNYEFDEQTKKLTVFIPAICEVGYRDSSVLRFSTTVTGYLEKGKFTDIEGLKTKVMIWVKVTCIASEGSKLHFTAGLKKTRTRSGYEVHRDGITVEKF